The genomic interval GACCAGTTCGTCGAGCATCCTGCGGGACGTGTCCCGGACCCGCTCCACACCCTCGGCGCTGAAGGCTGCGGCCACGGAGCGGCGCAGCCGGGTGTGGTGGGGCGGGTCGAGGAAGGTGACCGCTCCGCGCCCTGGGGTGCCATGCCGGTCGAGCCGGGTGACCGGCTGGTCCGTGACGGCCTGGCGGCTGAAGCGCGGGTCCTCGGTCACCGTCCGTACGTCGTCGTACCGGGTGACCAGCCAGGCCCAGCCCTCGCCGTGCGGCAGCCGGATCCGGGTGACCGGCCCCTCGCGCATCAGCTCGGTCAGCACCGGGTCGAAGTCGACGCCCTTCAGGTCGAGCGCCGGCCAGTGCCGGATCGGGGGCAGGATCTCGGTGATCGTCTCTTCGCTCATCGCACGCCGTCCCGTCCCGGAACCGAAGACTGGTCCCGTCCACGATCACCTGACGGGCGGCCGACTTCGCGCCGGGTTGCGCCGAACGCGGGATGCCGAGGGACGCGCCGGTACCTCCTACGGCGCCCCGCCGCTGCTGTGCGCGATGCACGCGACGTCGATCCGGTCGGCGAGCTTCGCGAGCTCGATCGTCAGTGCGGCGACCGTATCCTCGTCCAGCCCGTCGGCGCCGGCCTCGACCAGGTGCAGCCACCGCCCGCCGAGACTGCGGAGCAGCTTGCTCACATCGGCCGCAGCCACCTGCAGGGTCCCGCGGTCGTCGACGATCAGAGGCAGAGTCACTTCGCGGTTCACACCCGGGATGTTAGCCGCGCAAGTGTCACGCTCCGTGCCAAACCGTCGTGATGTTGCAGAACTCCCTGATTCCGTGCCCGGACAGCTCACGCCCGTACCCGGACCGCTTCACCCCGCCGAACGGGAACGCCGGATGCGAGGCGGTCATCCCGTTCACGAACACCCCGCCGGCCTCCAGGTCCCGTACGAACCGGTCGACCTCGGCCTCGTCCCGGGTCCACACGTTGGAACTCAGCCCGAACGCCGAGTCGTTGGCGATCAGCACCGCCTCGTCGAGGTCGGCCGCCCGGTACAGCGTGGCCACCGGACCGAAGGTCTCCTCGCGGTGGATGCGCATCTCGCGGCTCACGTCGGCGACGACGGTCGGCGGGTAGTACCAGCCGGGTCCGTCGGGCCGCTGCCCGCCGCACAGCACGCTCGCCCCGCTGCGCCTGGCGTCGTCGACCAGTTCCTCCAGGTCGGTCCGTCCCTGCTCGCTCGACAGGGGTCCGACCTCGGTGTCCTCCTCCAGCGGGTCGCCGACCTTGAGGGCCCTCATGCCCGCGACGAACCGCTCGGCGAAACGGTCGTAGACGTCCGTGTGCACGATGAACCGCTTGGCGGCGATGCAGGACTGCCCGTTGTTCTGCACCCGCGCCGTCACCGCGACCTCGGCGGCCCGGTCGACGTCCGCGGACGGCATGACGATGTACGGGTCGCTGCCGCCGAGCTCCAGCACGGTCTTCTTCACCATGTCCCCTGCGGTGGAGGCGACCGCCCGGCCCGCGGGCTCACTGCCCGTGAGCGTGGCCGCCTTGACGCGGTCGTCGCGCAGGATCTCGTCGATCGCGCCGGACCCGACGAGCAGGGTCTGGAAGCAGCCCTCCGGGAACCCCGCCTGATGGAAGAGGTCCTCCAGGAACAGGGCGGTCTGCGGCACGTTCGAGGCGTGCTTGAGCAGACCGACATTCCCCGCCATCAGCGCGGGCGCGGCGAAGCGGATCACCTGCCACAGCGGGAAGTTCCACGGCATCACCGCGAGCACGGGCCCCAGCGGCCGGTAGCGGACCAGGGCGCGGGAGGCGCCGGAGTCCTTGACGTCGTGCGCGGCGGGCTCCTCGTCGGCCAGCAGTGACTCCGCGTGCTCGGCGTACCAGCGCATCGCCTTGGCGCACTTGGCGGCCTCCGCGCGGGCCTGCTTGACCGGCTTGCCCATCTCGGTGGTCATGACCCGGGCGATGTCCTGCTGGGCGTCGTCGAGGAGCTCGGCGGCCCGGTTCAGGAGACCGGCACGCTCGGCGAAGGACGTCGTGCGGTAGGTGCGGAACGTCGCCTGGGCGAGCTGGAGCCTGCGTTCGATCTCCTCCTCGCCCATGGCCTCGTACGTCTTGAGCGTCTCGCCGTTCGCCGGGTTCACCGTCGCGATGGGCATGACCGACCTCCTGAAGAGCTGACTGTGCTTCGACCTTCCCGCGCGGCGGGGGCGACCGCAACGCGTGGACGTCAGCCCGAGTGCTCAGCCAGCCGGTCGAGAAACGCGGCCTGCGCCTTGACGATCACGGTCCGGGCCCGGTCCAGGCCGAACCACTCGACGCGGTCCAGCTCGGGGAACTCCTGGGTCCGCCCGGACTTCGGCGGCCACTCCATGCTGAACACCCCCGGCACCACGGTCGCCGGATCGAGGTCGGCCTCGATCGCCCAGGCCGTGACGACCTTGCCGTTCGTCTGCCGGACCTCACCGAGCGGTACGGCCTTCCCGTCCGGCGGCGGCAGCCCCAGCTCCTCCTGGAACTCCCGGCGGGCCGCGTCCCAGGCCGACTCCGACTCGGGCCCGTACTCGCCCTTCGGCACGCTCCACGCCCCGGAGTCCCGGCGCGCGAAGAACGGGCCGCCCATATGGCCCAGCAACACCTCAAGGCCGTCGGACGTGTGCCGGAACAACAGCAGCCCGGCGCTGGTCTTCACGGCTTCACCTCCGGGTGTGCGGCCAGCAACGTCTCCACCGTGTCTGCCTCCTCCGGCCGCTTGTCCTCCCGGTAGCGGACCACACGGGCGAACCGGAGGGTGACCCCGGCCGGGTAGCGGGTCGACCTCTGGAGGCCGTCGTAGGCGATCTCGACGACGAGTTCGGGCCGTACGGTCACCACGAAACCGCTGCTGTCC from Streptomyces sp. CC0208 carries:
- a CDS encoding DUF6213 family protein, giving the protein MNREVTLPLIVDDRGTLQVAAADVSKLLRSLGGRWLHLVEAGADGLDEDTVAALTIELAKLADRIDVACIAHSSGGAP
- a CDS encoding NADP-dependent succinic semialdehyde dehydrogenase, whose translation is MPIATVNPANGETLKTYEAMGEEEIERRLQLAQATFRTYRTTSFAERAGLLNRAAELLDDAQQDIARVMTTEMGKPVKQARAEAAKCAKAMRWYAEHAESLLADEEPAAHDVKDSGASRALVRYRPLGPVLAVMPWNFPLWQVIRFAAPALMAGNVGLLKHASNVPQTALFLEDLFHQAGFPEGCFQTLLVGSGAIDEILRDDRVKAATLTGSEPAGRAVASTAGDMVKKTVLELGGSDPYIVMPSADVDRAAEVAVTARVQNNGQSCIAAKRFIVHTDVYDRFAERFVAGMRALKVGDPLEEDTEVGPLSSEQGRTDLEELVDDARRSGASVLCGGQRPDGPGWYYPPTVVADVSREMRIHREETFGPVATLYRAADLDEAVLIANDSAFGLSSNVWTRDEAEVDRFVRDLEAGGVFVNGMTASHPAFPFGGVKRSGYGRELSGHGIREFCNITTVWHGA
- a CDS encoding NUDIX domain-containing protein, with product MKTSAGLLLFRHTSDGLEVLLGHMGGPFFARRDSGAWSVPKGEYGPESESAWDAARREFQEELGLPPPDGKAVPLGEVRQTNGKVVTAWAIEADLDPATVVPGVFSMEWPPKSGRTQEFPELDRVEWFGLDRARTVIVKAQAAFLDRLAEHSG